From Enterococcus mundtii, the proteins below share one genomic window:
- the queA gene encoding tRNA preQ1(34) S-adenosylmethionine ribosyltransferase-isomerase QueA produces MLTTEDFDFELPEELIAQTPLKDRDHSRLLVVDRKTGEMMDKHFHEIIEELNPGDALVMNNTRVLPARLYGEKVETGAHLEVLLLTNTEGDTWETLIKPAKRAKVGTEIVFGDGRLKAVVKEELDHGGRIIEFAYEGIFLENLEALGEMPLPPYIKERLEDPDRYQTVYAEENGSAAAPTAGLHFTTELLDEIKAKGVELVYLTLHVGLGTFRPVSVDKIEEHEMHSEFYRLTEEAATRLNQVRQNGGKIVAVGTTSIRTLETIGTKFDGEIKADSGWTDIFITPGYEFKVVEAFSTNFHLPKSTLVMLVSAFAGRELTLSAYQHAIDERYRFFSFGDAMFVK; encoded by the coding sequence ATGTTAACAACAGAAGATTTCGATTTTGAGTTACCCGAAGAACTGATTGCCCAAACACCATTAAAAGACCGGGATCATTCCCGATTACTTGTGGTTGACCGCAAGACAGGTGAGATGATGGATAAACATTTTCATGAAATCATTGAGGAATTAAATCCTGGTGATGCGTTAGTGATGAATAATACACGCGTATTGCCTGCGCGCTTATACGGTGAAAAAGTAGAGACGGGTGCCCATTTAGAAGTATTGCTTTTGACCAATACGGAAGGTGACACGTGGGAAACACTGATCAAACCAGCCAAACGTGCCAAAGTAGGAACGGAGATCGTTTTTGGTGACGGCCGTCTAAAAGCAGTTGTGAAAGAAGAGCTAGATCATGGTGGACGAATCATTGAATTTGCCTATGAGGGGATTTTCTTAGAGAATCTAGAAGCACTTGGTGAAATGCCGTTGCCTCCTTATATCAAAGAACGGCTAGAAGATCCAGATCGCTATCAAACTGTCTATGCAGAAGAGAATGGCTCAGCAGCTGCGCCAACTGCTGGCTTGCATTTCACGACAGAATTATTAGATGAAATCAAAGCAAAAGGCGTAGAGCTTGTCTATTTGACACTTCATGTCGGTCTAGGCACCTTCCGTCCAGTGAGTGTCGATAAAATCGAAGAGCATGAAATGCACAGTGAATTTTATCGTTTGACCGAAGAAGCTGCTACTCGCTTGAATCAAGTTCGCCAAAATGGCGGGAAAATCGTGGCAGTAGGAACGACATCGATCCGCACGTTAGAAACGATTGGCACGAAATTTGATGGTGAGATCAAAGCAGATAGTGGTTGGACCGATATCTTTATTACGCCAGGGTATGAGTTCAAAGTAGTTGAAGCTTTTTCTACGAATTTCCACTTGCCAAAATCCACTTTAGTGATGTTAGTCAGTGCGTTTG